The stretch of DNA TCTGTGGTGTGAAATCGCTGGGAGATCGCAACTAGCCAGGTTTGTGGACAACAGCTCACGTGGGTTTTCGAGGTTTTCATTTGCTCGCCTCCAGAGCGCGATACGTGGCAAGGAGCGAAAGTTGAGACGCAAGGCATTCACGTGGTGCTGGGCTACGACAGATTGGCCGCGGAGGAGCCGAGTCGTCATTTTGGAGATGCTTTTTGACTTTCCTGCTCGGCACGGGTTTAGAAAATCCATTAGCGTTaatataaatagatagacCTAAGTATTCCATCCGATGCAAAATCGTGATGTCGTTTTGTTACGTGACGAGAGGTGTAGCGTGTGTGGCTTTCCCTCCGATTGCGAGATACAGTTACAACGGTATAAAGTACATATTTGTGAATATgcacggagaaggcgcgatGGAAGGGTTCTTTTTTATTTGTGCATACGTATGTGTGTTCAAATGTGGATATACCTGTCAGACCATGTATATGTGTCTATATCGATAAATATTTATAAACAAACTGCCGACTCGTCCCATGTACGCGATAGACCAGGCGGTTTTGATTCCTCAACATTGTGGAAGTTGCAAGTGACATCGAGAATCTCGGCAGATGGGGATGTGCCCAAAATTATTTGAGGGCGTTTTGTCAATCGTTAGGTCTAGAATGCAGGTTGAACGTGTTGTCTTCACTTGTCCACCCTCCGGAAAAACGCATCCATTTCCTCTTTTCTacattctctctttcctgtaGTACGAATTGATTTTTCGAAACATTTCCAGTagaaggcgaaaaacaaGGTTTTTCGTCACCAGGCTCCCGGAGGCCTCACTGCTGCCATGCCAATCTTGACAACCACCGTTTCTGGATTTTTGAATATGGAACAGCGTGCGCTCTACTTAGATTGACAAATCGGTCACAAAACAGCACATGAAAGTACAAACGACGCAGTCCTAGAGGCTTGAATCAAGGAGAGACTGCACGCGACATTCAGAAAATGAAGTTGTGACAATACATGTATGAATACATAAACATGTAATGGAAGAAAGGGTCGTGTTTCCCCATTGGGGGTGCAGAGGTATTGTAAGGACGTCGAAAATGGCGTTTGTGTTTCGTAGATTCTCATGGGGCCGACACCGGAATCTCGGCATCGCAGCTGTGTCTTACTTCGATCGCCCCCCTTCTTTCAGTTAACGCACTACGTCCCATCTGCACTTTCCTGCACGTCTCGCTAAGCTGAAAACGGGATTCTCCTGTGGGTTGGCTCTCCCAAACCctgtaatatatatatatatatatatatatatatatatatatgtatatacggCGTGAGACGCCTGCCGGCGGTGAGCCATCAATGGTGGCAGACCAGGGAATAAATAAACATATGCAGGTAAGTATTTTTTACTTTTGTGACTATATGTCATCTGTAGATGCGAGCAAATTAAGATACAAAAATGTGTTTCTCTGTAGGACGAGCCACCTAGAGCTGTGCTTTGTAGTCCTCGTTTGTGTCGTAGACGAATGCGGCCCAACGGCGATTGCATCATTCGCCTTTGAACCTGCCAGAATTTAGGACGCATTGGTTTGTTCAGAAACGAAGCTCTTGAGTTTGAGGAGTCAAATTGATGTCACCAGGGTGCGTTTTTAGCAGAACGGTAAGACAAAAACGGTCACGTTTGCTAGCAAGAAAAGCCAGGCGAATGAAAAGTGTTCTCCACATGACGAGAGTCTCCATGTGAGTGTGTGTTGTGAAAGCACACAAACAAAATGAATCGCGTAACAAAGACACGCGTTTTGGGCGTGTAGACAGCACAACCCTGCTCACTCATGTATGCACCTGCATgcatagatgtatatatccTATAGATGTGCATACATCCTGATACGCAGCGCCTGAGGAAGGTAAGTGTGTGAAACGTTTGAACAGACTCCTGGGATGTACATTCGTAGCTTCGTGCACATATGTTGCTTTGATGACTCATTGGATGGCCACAAGGACGCGCCACATCGATACCTGCGTTTCAGGGACTTCACAGCGTTACACATACCCCCACGCACATGCAGAAGTACACTTATACACGTAATGTATGCTTACATAGGCAAGTCAGTGCACGCAAACCGTACATGATTTTCCGTGTAGAGGCAGCCCTTGCAACGTCCCCTAGAAACAGGCGAGGCTCCATCTCGATGAATACCCCAGTTGTTTCCTTAGAGCCAACATGTGCACCAAAGTATACCTGCAATTGTTCCAGCATGCACAACATCAATGTTTGTCGCACGCCTCCACTGGAAGACGGCAAACACCCTCCTTGCACGCCTGGGACTGCTACAGAACTTCAGAAGGCCAACAGAAGATGAACAGGAGACGGAACCAGAGAAGGTGAACCAAAAgcggacgcgagagacgcgtaCCGAGAAACGATCCGCCCTCATAGCGCTGCAAAACAGCTTCCCATTCACCAGTCTGCCCGAGCCCGCATCTATTTACAAATGTGAGGATACTCTGTGTAGAGGGCAACCGCCAAAAATCGAGAGATAGAGAACCGAGTCGACACGCCGGCGACAAAAAAGGACAGCCTCCACCGGAACGCCAATGTTTTAGGAAGGTCGTCCTTTCTGCTGGAGATCCGACGAGAGTTTGACaaaaagggggaagaagaaggttTCGAAACCCACTGATGCGAGGCCGTCGTCTGCATTGTGAAGAACGCGTTGGCGGGACTCTGAGatctgcttctctccagaAACCTTTTCGGCATCGACAAGCGCGTTTCCAGAACCAAAGGGAATCCAGAtggcgagacagcgggaaCAATGCTTCGAGGTGACAAAACAACCAGGGTTCACATCAGGCGTGAAGATTcattttttctcgtttcggGTGTCCTACGTTAAAACTACCTGCAACGTTGCTTCCTCGGCACGTACCGCACGAGCTTCTCGACGTTTTGTCCCCTGGAAGCTTCGCCCTAATTTCCCCGTCCTCTAACCACTTTTCAACTTACTACAGACCATGGGAGCGAAGAGAATCTAAGATGAAACTCCGTCCATGGAAATCGAGGATTCACTGGCTGTATTTGTGAAACGTGATTAGTTCACCTCGCCTACACGGCTCTAAACCCCTGATGCCTCGACGTCTCGCGTGTGCAGgttttccccccttctcCTCGAGGCTCGCTCTGTCAGATGTTCTTGGCCGCGCCTCTACCTGCGCTATGGCGTCAACACCCACTCGATGCTGccgtttttcgtcgccgGATTTGCGCTGCATCTGCCTGACAAGCATTTCCCGAGACTCCTTGTTTCCTTGAGAGCCTAACTGCTACGCCACTCTCTTCCCACCCGTCGTCCGTTCCTCCCTCGTCCGTTCAGGGACTCTCATCCACATGAATGCCGACAGCAATATCAATTGTCTCTGTAGGGAGTGTACTGACTGTGCTGATCCCATCTTCTTCAACGGTTGCGTGCTtccaagagagaggcgctctctgtctctcatgAGCGTTGCCGCCCTCGCATCGTTCTGCTCTCCCAACGGTTCCGTGGAGAAAGCTGGCGACTTCCTCAGGGGTTAAGCTCTCCCGTTTTGGGGGACTTTGCGTTTGTTTTCCCGCTCTCGACAGCGCCTCCGTaggtgtcgccttctcgtttgTGTCAGCGAGACCAACGAGACAACTTCCACTCGGGCCGCCCTGGCCGTGCAGGTGAGCGTTAAGAGTCCTTAAAACTTTGTTGGTGATTCTGCGTCGAACTGAGTTTTCCAGAGCGGGGCTTCTCCCCGTCCGCCCTCTCCCGTTCGGCTGTGAAGAGAGAGCCGCTTTCGGCATcggcggcgcgagaacgCAGACCACATCTCCAGGATCTTTTTCGCCCGAGACGTCGCCGCTtcgcagaggcgcgccgtCTGTTTTGcggtcgctctcttccggcgCCTGTGCAGATGCTGTCACGTGTGTGTCGATGCGTCGGCCTGGCGTTTCCGGTAAACTCATTGTCGGGGCACGTTGTCCCGCCTCTGCGTCCACAAGCTTGcgcgctttctcgccctcggtgTTCGCCGTTCCCGCTGTTCCCTTcggctttccttcctcccgtGAGGCTGCGCGTCGGGCGACTCccggaggagaggcgagcaacggagcggagacagccgagctCACGGGCGGCTCGGGCCCTGTgggcgcggcgaggccgggCGACATCGAGGGAAACGGCAGTTGCGCTGAAAACGTCTCTGGCTGTTTCCACCTGTCACCTTCCACAGTAGAGTAAGGAGGTTCTGCCATTGAGTTGAAGCACGTAAGCCTTGCGCTCACTGTGTGCATGACGCGTGTTGCAAGCGCCTCGCCCTTGGCATTGAGTTCTCCGAGATCGCAGTCCAGGACCGATTCGATAAGCGACACGGCAGTGTGagctgcgttttcttcttctgcttcttctgacGAGGATCCCTCGCGAGATTccgctcccctctctcccgggCTCCCCGTCCCATTCAGCACCCCGCCGCTCTCCCTTTCGGCGgcctcccgcgtttctctctgttctccagAGAGCGCTGCGAGGACAAACGTGGACGGCGTCGTACGGGTTCTGGAAGGAACGCGTGCATCGTTTGTGTCCTCGGCAGACACGGATATTCCCGTCTGCCGGTGCGGCTGACTCAGAGGCGCGACCAGATCATCTTCTCCCATTGcctgagagaggagaatgcTTCGCGATTGACTGCACAAGGCCTCGTCCTGTAGGGCCTCCTCGGCCAAATCCACTTCGGGGGCCTGAATCAAAGAAATCACTTCTGCGTCGATTCCGTTCGTAatctcttccgccttttcggcttctccccGCTTCGTCGCTCCGTCCCCTGTCTTCCCCGCGCTGTCTGCTGCCTCCACCtccgcttccgcttcttccatCTGCCTGGCTGACTCGCCCTCGGCCTTCGCGGCACGTTCCTCTGCAGCCTCCCTTGCCGAAACAGGTGTAGGTCGGTGTTTGGAACTCTCGCCTGTCGGCATTCTGTCCGGACTGCGCAGCAGGCCGCACCAAAAGTCGGCGTTTGAGATGGGGACACCCAGCGCGGTCGACGACGGAGGCGCTGAAGAGCGGCAGGGCGCCGTTTGACGAGGGTCCGCTTGGTCTGCGTTTTGCCGCGTCGACGGTTCCACATCGCCACTTGGCAGGCTTCCTGGATCGTGCCTTGCCtcgtcctgtctcctccaaGACAAGGCGCTCGCCCCTCCAGAAACCCaggaacacgaggaagacgccaaATCAGCAGTCGGGTTCTTACCTACCGTTGCCTGCGTCTGGTGCTGCACTTCGGGTTCTGGTACCGTCTTGTTGCCTAGCGCTTCCGttgctttccctctctgtcgccgccgTTCCCCGACGCGCCACCAGTCTGCTTCcatttctttttcccgcgcTTCCTCGGCCGCGTTCCGTAGACGGCCGCCGTGGTCGTCCTCTCCGGAGCTCgctggcgagaaagcggagcCGAGCGTTCGGGCGACGCTGCTTCCACCGCTCCGGTCTTCTGCTCCCGGAGAATGAGGGCCTCGCTCCGTCGCGCATGCGTATTTGCCGTTGAAATGCGTGCCCGGACTGAGTGCGGAGAAGTCGAGCGTCCGGCGCGTCCTGTCGCCTCCGTAGGGCGACGGCGTGTCGCCTGCGTACTGACTGGCGTCGCATGAGGGCGGCCGGCCCATCGTGGAAATCGAAGCGATCGCTGCACTGCCTTTGAGTGCATTCATGCAGCGCTCGAGCGtccgctgtcgctgtctcagCTCCTGGAGCTGGCCAGGGTTTCGCTGTAGCTCGAGGAACTTTGCGTAGGTCTGTTGCAGGCTGATGCACTGCAGCCGACAGAGCTCGACGCACATACGCCGGTACGACTCGACAAATAACGCGTCACCCTTCAGGAACGACCGGCGGAGAAGCGTTTCCGGGAGAACTGTGTAGTAGTCGGTTGGCGTCGCGGCTTCAGACAGCGCCTCGTGCACTTGCGTCAACTTTGAGACCGTCGCACTGTACACGCGTGAGACGCGCGGAAACATCACTGGTGCCCGCTTCGccagggaaacggaagaggacagcgaagaggaagacattTCCGGGCGAGGGGCTGCTGGGGCAAACGCGGGAGAAGGTAAGGAGTGCGGTTTTCCCCCCGCTTCCGTCGATGCAGCGACCAAGGCGCCGAGGTTGACGGAGCGGAAACGGCGGAACTTTAGAGCGACAAGTTGTCTGGAACgcaggaagcggaaaagaaCCAAACCGGGAAAAAGTTCACTCGAAACGAACCGGAGAAAGCAAAGTCCCTGGGATGTCCGTGGAGAGGCTGGCGAGTCTACGCAGACCCCGgacaaaaacgaaacgcATGTCACTCGTACATGTGTTGACAAATATGCACATATAGGCGCAACCCTCCGTAGGAACTGTTCTATACaagatgagagagaaaagtggcgaagcgacgcagagccATCGTCCTGGGCATTCAGTTCCAACTCGGAAACACAGAACAGATCAGACACCCAACCTCTGCAGTCTTCGGAGGGAAACTTTTGTTCAAAGGGGATCGCTTTTTCTTGCGTGTCAATCGTCATGCCCGCTTTCTCGAAACAGGCGCACCTTTCCGAGTTCGTCCACCGATTTCGAGAAGGCTTGACCATGTAAACCTCTTCAAACAACGCAGTGCAGAGGTACAAGAGGGAGGCGGTGAACGCTGTGAAGGAGTCAAAGACCGTGCAAATGAAGGTGCCGCCTTGCTGGAGAAGTTGGAAAGCAATAAGGAACTCCGAGAGCAACAGCCGCCCGGTCAGGAGCTCCTGGTAGTTGTCCAAGTGCTGCCCCGTTGCAGACTTCTTTGCTGGCCGAAACGAAAACACGCATGAATTTACAGACGCCATGAAGAAGAACGGGTTTCCTGGTGAACCCAAACAATCTACACCACGCAGATAAAACGTCTTTTGATATGGCAAGTGCTCCGTGAAAACTCAATTCTATCCAGTCGCATGCGTATTGTTCTGTGTAACTAGGAAGCGGCAGACATATAAATGCCGACGAACAGGCGCAAGTACAGAGTCTTAGGCGCATGCTTCTCCACAAAGTGACTGTGCCTTACCCATATGTCTAACAAGACAAAGAGATGAGCACAAGTGTGCATTTTTTTGTGAGAGCGTTGGCGGGTGCCCTATGTCTTCggtggaaagaaagaagaaaccacTGCGGCAGCCGCAAAGAAATACCCAAACGACGATCCCACCGACCCTGGATTCTTTGGGCAGCGGTGTGTGAATCTAGATAGATCTGAAGTAGACGCCGCTCAATCTTTGTAGCCGCCTACATATGTAAACATCCGTATCTCTGCTTTAAacgcatatgcatatttatGTCATGGAGCAGCATATCTGTGGGCGACAGGAGTATAGGTTTTGATGCAAAGACATGGCTTTCTATTGGTCTATTGGCCGTTGGTGAACTGTTCCACGTGTTGCAGTGGACATATGCGGctgcctctgtgtgtttttgctAGAACGTGAGTTGGGGTTTTCCCGCTTACGTATGGTGATGCCGCCATCGGCAACGATGAGCTTGATGACTCCTTTGTCACCAGATCTTCGTGGTCGTGAAGATCGAGAGGGGCTCCTTTGATCTCTGAAGGAAAGACTCTGTTTGCTCGCGGGTGCGGAGTCCGCTTGGGGCAAGAGGGCTGCGCACTGCTCCCGAATCTCAGCCACTCGCAGTTCGATTTTCTGTTTCATTAGTTTGAGGTTTTTCGAGCAATAGAGATTGCCGCTGTTGTTCAACGCCGTTATGCCTGGACAACGCGAACAGTGAGACAGACCAAGCTGACCAGAAAGGTGAGAAAACATGAGGGATCGACGCATTTGTGTTTCAGAGAGAGAATACTCAAAAGGTAAGTCGCATTGATGAGAGAATAGCAAACATCGGCCATAATGTTGAATGTGTCACTACGCACATAACTCCATGCACGCTTCCGTACCACTTTAGAACCGATAGTGCCACATAGAGATACATCTCTACTCCGATATAGTTATATACATAGCTATATGCACagcagatatatatatatatatatatatatatatatatatatatatgcacgcatgcTAGAAATCAAAATACACCTTGGCGGTATAACGACGCCAGCACGGCCCGTTGTTCCCGCCGCTCACTCACTTTCGTAATTGGGCCGTTCCGTGACTTCTTTCGCGATATGCCAG from Neospora caninum Liverpool complete genome, chromosome XI encodes:
- a CDS encoding FtsJ methyltransferase domain-containing protein 2, related; this encodes MTPRTPGFGGTPTARSTFLSYKLQCGVGTTLGSVEDMVGALESEPVQMRSARDTERLLQSDFCDRELIAEQLRQKSLLDDVYDAGNGKIWKVAQFSMFPSDCKGSFQHRTRSGDKLQEISEWLQEYKRLDCLPEMLAKGASPANPSFFLDLCAGPGTWSDWLLDEIDFIDQTRLDGDAHSLSPDISPQTATEEDRSTRLAAGRLSGPSCYGFGISLNISDLTAMRDTKFWHIAKEVTERPNYESITALNNSGNLYCSKNLKLMKQKIELRVAEIREQCAALLPQADSAPASKQSLSFRDQRSPSRSSRPRRSGDKGVIKLIVADGGITIPKKSATGQHLDNYQELLTGRLLLSEFLIAFQLLQQGGTFICTVFDSFTAFTASLLYLCTALFEEVYMVKPSRNRWTNSERQLVALKFRRFRSVNLGALVAASTEAGGKPHSLPSPAFAPAAPRPEMSSSSLSSSVSLAKRAPVMFPRVSRVYSATVSKLTQVHEALSEAATPTDYYTVLPETLLRRSFLKGDALFVESYRRMCVELCRLQCISLQQTYAKFLELQRNPGQLQELRQRQRTLERCMNALKGSAAIASISTMGRPPSCDASQYAGDTPSPYGGDRTRRTLDFSALSPGTHFNGKYACATERGPHSPGAEDRSGGSSVARTLGSAFSPASSGEDDHGGRLRNAAEEAREKEMEADWWRVGERRRQRGKATEALGNKTVPEPEVQHQTQATVGKNPTADLASSSCSWVSGGASALSWRRQDEARHDPGSLPSGDVEPSTRQNADQADPRQTAPCRSSAPPSSTALGVPISNADFWCGLLRSPDRMPTGESSKHRPTPVSAREAAEERAAKAEGESARQMEEAEAEVEAADSAGKTGDGATKRGEAEKAEEITNGIDAEVISLIQAPEVDLAEEALQDEALCSQSRSILLSQAMGEDDLVAPLSQPHRQTGISVSAEDTNDARVPSRTRTTPSTFVLAALSGEQRETREAAERESGGVLNGTGSPGERGAESREGSSSEEAEEENAAHTAVSLIESVLDCDLGELNAKGEALATRVMHTVSARLTCFNSMAEPPYSTVEGDRWKQPETFSAQLPFPSMSPGLAAPTGPEPPVSSAVSAPLLASPPGVARRAASREEGKPKGTAGTANTEGEKARKLVDAEAGQRAPTMSLPETPGRRIDTHVTASAQAPEESDRKTDGAPLRSGDVSGEKDPGDVVCVLAPPMPKAALSSQPNGRGRTGRSPALENSVRRRITNKVLRTLNAHLHGQGGPSGSCLVGLADTNEKATPTEALSRAGKQTQSPPKRESLTPEEVASFLHGTVGRAERCEGGNAHERQRAPLSWKHATVEEDGISTVSTLPTETIDIAVGIHVDESP